ttgactatttcaggggccataactctgaaaatagggggcggacccaaatgaaaaataggaggtgcgcaagttcatatcatgattaagactcatgcaaggtttcatgcaTCTATATCAAGTAgttttttagctaggcgtgtcacaaggtgaaaatgtgcatttttgactatttcagggaccataactctgaaaatacgGGACGGACCCAAATTCCTATCATGAtgaagacttatgcaaggtttaatcaatttatatgaaatactttttgagctaggtgcgtcacaaggtgaaaatgtgcattttttactatttcaggggccataactctgaaaatacggggcggacccaaatgaaaaataggaggtgcgcaagttcataaaatgattaagactcatgcaaggtttcatgaatctgtatcaaatactttttgagctaggcgtgtcataaggtgcatttttactatttcatgggccataactcccaaaatagggggcggagcaaAACGAAatataagaggtgcgcaagttcatatcatgataaagattcatgcaaggttttatcaatttatatcaaataccttttgagctaggcgcgtcacgaactttggacggaTGGACGCccggaccgacggacggacggacgcatggacaagatcaaatctatatgctcccaccactcatggggggcacaatcATCGTTGGGAAATTCTGAatatttcttaattgaaagttAAAGTTAATTCGGTGGCTTAATACGTAAAAAATCAATAAGGAGAAATATTAGTCAAATCACGATGGGTAGTTGACATGGCCGTTATATGTCAAGACGCAGAGTACTATGAACTAAACACTCTTTCATAAATGCCTACAGTGAATAAAGACATAGTGCTATGTATAAATACGCTTTATTTCTTGAGTAATTTATCATGGTAAATGTTTAACATGTCTGATATAGCATTGCTAAAGACTTTATCACTATAATTGTGCAGTTCATAgattgttgttgctgttgtatattatgtttacatttaaagATACACGGATTGTGCtgaatattattttgtactgCCAGTAATTTGCCTTAGTTTGGTCACGTGAAAAAAACTTGGTCACGTTACAAAACTCCCTTTTGGCATGCATGTGGCAAAAGTAAGCGTCAAAACAATCGTTTTCATGTTCATATGCTTTGTTGATATAATAAAAGTAAGTTTTCGATTACCATTTCTTGCAAAAACTGAGTTTTTaactaaaatgttttcaaaagacGTTTCTTAACGTTTTACAGACTTACATTGTGGAGTGTTGTATTTATGAAGAATCTGGAACTACTTAAGGGTCTGACGTAGATCTTGAGATGCTCGAAATGAATAATCTTACTCATGTTTCTCTATTATTGAATTCAATATTTGAATGTTGATACTTTCAGCATAGAAAAGGggcaaaatatgatatatatcacATATAAAGGCACATGAAACCACTCTTTTaagtataatataataaaaatgttaaactgTATATTGAGTAGTTAATAGTATCCCAATGAGTTTATACGTTACATATATTAAAGACTGTAGGTAAAACAATGCAGTGTTTGTCACTCATATAATATACAACACATAAAATGATGAAAAGCACACTAGTTCAGTGTATACATAAAGTGAAATCAAACATTACTTTTGCCGGTTACATGTTGAGACTTCTTTCCAGTCATAAATATAATTTCGACAGGAATAATTAAGAAGACAAACTGTAAAGGTCATTCATTCGCGTTAGCTTATTAAGATATTTGCTCGCCTGCATCAACCAGTTAATGACCTGTACGAGTTGAGCAATCCGTGCTGTGCCCGCTAGTGTTGCTACAAATATTACCACTTTGGCAACAGCAAAGATGACATCAATCCAATTCATATCTTGAAGAAGAAGCATGACAACGTCGATTGCATCAAGTCCAGCGATTTTGAAAAGGTCGATCAAgcatttaattatagctttagCAACGCCTTTCATGTCTCCTCGTGTCTTAGCGGCAACCATCTGTTGAACGTCTCCGAAAATATTGTCATGAGCCTGCAAAATTTTGATGATAAGTTCGATCGCTTCTTTGTTTTCATCTGATGCATGCAATCCAACGAAGTTCAAAGCAAAAACGAAAACCTCTAAGACGATTTTTGCGACAAGCAATACATGATCCTCCTCGTAGTTTTCAGCGCTTAGTTTCCTGACAGATGGAACAAAGCTAAGAGGTTTTCCTTCTAAGGAAGCATACAGCAGATTTGTAGATCCGTCCTTTTGGCGCTGAAATAAATCTTAAATCTAAACTATCGATATCAAAAACATGTTTTTCCTAAACAAAACTTCTCACACATTAAAATGCACCTGTTTTAGAAttgtatttaaacttaaaataaaggtctactttttattataatttatttaaatcgGGATAAAGGAcaaattgcaattaaaacaatACATTCCTTACAACcataagataaaaattaatttttcatctCGTATTAATATTTATTAGTTCTTGTATGGCTTGTGtgtggctgtttttttttttgtttttgttttttttttcaagattgtACTTTATCTATATAATACAGGATAAGATAATACAGTAAATTGCtacagaataaaataaagataatttcatttattaacCATCCTTATTTTTGCAAATACATGGATTAGAAATACTGACAAAATCTCACAatttgtcacacattttcgcgATATCGCATGTTGTCATATTAAGGATTTTATTGcattatttcattgatttatttagTTAACGAAAATGCCTTTTACTAACTGTACTTAAAAATCTTTAAACTGAAAGTTCAATGCGATAGTAATAGCTTGTTAATTTCGCAAAACCATGTAGTATCCTAGCTGGGTTCCAAACAGAACACTGTAGTACTGTGTCATGTTTATTAAAACTTTGAATGATTTTACCAATGAATTCCTTGGAAGCTTAATTTATGCTGAAAAcctttttaatgcaaaatgaatgtcTGTCAAATGATTGATTAATCACTATGTAGATGCACTACTGTCTCTAGATCTTATGTGTTAGATAAAATATGTCAATTTATATTATACCTGAATATCAACTTTAAAGTTTTGGAGTCGGAAAGTAGTTTTTATCATAACTGAATGTCTTTCTGGTGACAGATGTCCAAGCACTTCGTCAAGTGAGTTTACATGGCCGGTCATATACTTCAGTTCATCATATGTCTTTTTCATTGCTTCCTCGGCTTTCTTCAAGGCATCTGGGTTACTTTTAAGCTGTGTATAGTCatctgttttcagtttttttttaacacttCATCTCGTAATCGGTTAAACTCATTTTGTGAAGTCATATTTTAATTTCTGGAAAATACAATATACACATTTACACATGCACATTACAGTAGAATAAAACTGACGAATAAGTTTTCTCTGATAAACAGTTACATCTTATACCTTCTGCTAATAGTCATtataaaagaacatttaataGATAATGAAacataaacaacattattttctTGAATGTGCAGATGTCCCTGGACGTGATATACTAAGTATCGCTCACCACAAATAATTTCAGGTAGCAAAACATTGCCCAGCAACACTTATTTGCCCTTCTCAACATATTTGAGAATTTCGGAGATTTTTGTGTTACAAAACGATTTTCCTTAGTTTgacaaatattactattttttcaATTCCCCATTTGGTGCCTCAATCCGCACCTTGTTTTTCGTGCGTTTCCGTAAAAGACGCGGAAACATACGAAGATAACGGTAGGTTTGCGGGTTTTTTTGGTTGCGGAAGAAATTGGATTTACAAAtggaattataaatgttttaaggaaaTTTACAGCTAGTTTCGAGTTTCTCGAGTAAGAACTTGGATTGTAGTAAAGGAGAACTGAAGTAAAACTTGCTAATTCGTTTAATCTTCTATCTCAGCTGTTCAGCCTCGGGTCACGTGTACTTTTAGCCTGAACACGGAAGTAGAGTGAATATGTCATGATGTGCCAAAGAAGTACTGCAGTAGCTCTTTGGATGTTCATATAACGTGGAAATTTAGGAAAAATCAAGTGTTAGATGTCAGGTCATCTAAGTGCTATCAGATGATGTTATTCAACATGCTGTGGCTGCATTGAACTAGAAGTCATTTcaggaacagaatccaggaatcaTAAGAGAAATGTAGGTATTTCAGAATATGGCAGATGTTTTAAAGTATTCCTTTTCAAAGAGTGGTTCAATAGCTATTCACagctaatatttaaatgtttaaacccgaatataaacttagctattcatagctaacacccgaatataaacttagctattcataggtaatatttaaatgataacacCCAACTATAAATAATGAGAGTGTCAGTGTCCAGACATCCGTTAACTGGAAGTTTAACCTGTGTTCTAGACGTCCAGTAACCGGACACAGCCTGATCTATAGGGTTTTTTTAACCGACCGATAACAAATTTATTGATGACTTTTGTATTGTTCTGTTAGATATTTTactataattaaaattaatttagataGTAATGTGATACGTTCATCTAACCAATATATGTGTAAAAATGGTGCTGCTCACAAATTTCTGTCATTGATTAAAAGCGTTCCATttgtgctgttgttgttttaatgttatgtcgagaaaatttgacaaatacatgGTTCAGAATAATGTAAAGTTTGATGCCAATCCCTctgaaatttgattaattttatagaATGTCTATGTACTTCAGTcgcatttaaaagtaattttggaaaaatatactttgtgtggtctttgaaataaaaaaaatctttttatatttaattgcagTTATGTATAGCCAATGATGATGATACCTGCTGGCCAATCACTGCCGAAGAATAACCTATTCACAGAGCTATGGCACCTTTCAcacatatggaatggaacatttttgccaagatgCTAGATGACCTCTGACACCGAGaatatggcacctttcacacACATGGTGTTCTGGGACTTGGATCAACTCAGTGACTAAACGAGAGATGCGCCTTTACTCTTTTATTTCTCTAGTTATAGCGATTCtctgcaaataaaaacatacaaacaacattcaTACAACGCTCACCAATTATTCATATACTcatataaacaacagatgtacttttgaacatacttcacATCAACAAAGCTTGCACTATCCAATCATGCAGAAAATTAAACTCagtctatatattcattttatgttatttaacaaattcgatatcataacttcgagttcaataattacgctttaaataaattaacagtatttagttaccgaatttggtctcttactcatcaagtctcatcagaataatttatgtccacagttaacgttcagttcagttaacgtttcaaagtctgggcggaagtataaacaactttgacgttgacgtcaatgaacgccgcaaattatcacgtggctgaagacgccaaacagacgtcaaataaatatcgtcagatacaacaaatattagaaactacatttatgtTTCTAACAGTCCCCACTATGAAATTACATACATTTCATAACAagtaaacttttcaaaaaattacaCTTCCATGctttatcaataatcaataattctTAAGTTGATGACATATTTCACGTAATTAGTTAATCTATGCAAGGTGCACGAAATCTAACCAAAAAACAATTATCTACGCTTCATAAAGACAATTCCTAAGTAGCGCATTTATAACAATTTGTACAACAAAACTTGGCTCTTActtgtttgttataattattatttagctTCGAAAAAAGTTAGGATCAAATTTACATTGAAGCCTCAAGAAGACACAGTTTAGTAACTGGCCTAATTAATTGACCTGATTTAGTTCTGATCACACAGCTTCTAACTAGGCCATCTCTACCAAGATTCACGTCAACCACTCGGGCTAGTGGCCACTGTCCTCTGGGAACGTTGTCAACGGCAACAAGAACTACATCATCTTTCTTCAGGTTTACAGTTTTACGTTGCCATTTCTGACGTTTCTGAAGTAGTGGTAAGTATTCTCTCAACCATCGTTTCCAAAATACATCTGCGAGATACTGCACTTGTCTCCACCACCGTTTGCGTATATATCTTGCTTCTTAAAGATACCAACAGGTAAGCACTGGTTTGATTTCATTAGCAGTAGCATACTCGGCGTTAATGCTGGTGGGTCTCTGGGATCACTGCTAACGGGTGTCAAAGGTCTGTCATTTAGTATTTTCTCTGTTTCAGCCATTAATGTAAGCAGCTGCTCGTCGTTAAGTAGTTGTTCTCGAACGAGAGATTTCAATATAACTCTAGCAGAACGAATTAAACGTTCCCATGCTCCTCCCATATGGCTTGCGTTCGGAGGGTTGAAATGCcattcaatgtcgttctgagcaAAAAATCCACTGAGTTTGGACTGGTTCCATAGCTGCAATGATTTTCGTAGTTCCGTTTCACCTCCAACAAGATTGGTTCCATTATCACTGAAGACTTTCCGTGGGCGTCCACGTCGACTTTGAAAGCGTTGAAAGGCAGATATGAAGGAATCAGTAGATAGACtgtgagcaatttcaaaatgtaccgCACGCGACGTTAGGCACGTGAAAATACAACCATAACGCTTTTCTCGTGCCTGAGCTGTCTTCACAATAAATGGTCCGAAATAATCGATTCCAATATGGGAAAATGGTGGCATATCCGGTGTCGTCTGCTCGTCAAGCAAGGGCGCCATCTGTTGGGTCATTAACGGTGTATGTTGTCGTCTGCATGGGATGCAACCTCTCAAAATACTCTTCACTGCGCTAGGTCCGTGTAGAATCCAATATGTCTCACGTGACATAGAAAGTACATGCTCTTTTCCAACGTGACCATTATGTTCGtggatatgttttattattagttttgttACATGGTGTTTGCTAGGTAGTACGACTGGATATTTGCTTGGATATTCGCATTGTAAGCGTCCTTGTACTCTGATCAGGTCATGGTGTATAATCGGGTTCAAAGATGCTAAACAACTGTCTTTTCTTACAGAATTCCCATTTTGTAGACATATTCTCTCATCGGTAAACGACGTACGTTGAACCAACGCTAATATGGTATGTTCCGCCATGTTGAGTTCATTGGTGCTTAAGTCACCTTCACTCAGTCCCAAGGTGTGGTTTAAGTGTTTACGTCTGCAGTATGCCTTATATCTTAGTAACCAA
The sequence above is drawn from the Mercenaria mercenaria strain notata unplaced genomic scaffold, MADL_Memer_1 contig_3254, whole genome shotgun sequence genome and encodes:
- the LOC128552877 gene encoding uncharacterized protein LOC128552877, whose protein sequence is MAEHTILALVQRTSFTDERICLQNGNSVRKDSCLASLNPIIHHDLIRVQGRLQCEYPSKYPVVLPSKHHVTKLIIKHIHEHNGHVGKEHVLSMSRETYWILHGPSAVKSILRGCIPCRRQHTPLMTQQMAPLLDEQTTPDMPPFSHIGIDYFGPFIVKTAQAREKRYGCIFTCLTSRAVHFEIAHSLSTDSFISAFQRFQSRRGRPRKVFSDNGTNLVGGETELRKSLQLWNQSKLSGFFAQNDIEWHFNPPNASHMGGAWERLIRSARVILKSLVREQLLNDEQLLTLMAETEKILNDRPLTPVSSDPRDPPALTPSMLLLMKSNQCLPVGIFKKQDIYANGGGDKCSISQMYFGNDG